The DNA segment TTCACATTGCCAAAtgtcaaatgaaataaaatgcCTAAACAAAACTAGGTGTTCATGCAAGTCAAATGTTTATTTATCAGAAATGGTCACATGACATCTATCTATGATCATCATGAAGCATCACTTGTCTTCCTCCCAACTTCATATTACTGTTGCTTTGGTCTTCTGACTAGAACTGTGAGGAGCAGTGAATATATTCAGTAACCTTTATCTCCTGTTTAGCCCTGGTCTCCTCTAAGCTGCATAGGAGGTGTTACTCTTTCTATGATCTGATAATATAAACTACAACGTCAAAGATAGTGTTTACTAGAATTGTTATCATGTCAGTCTGACGTTACAGCATTTGTTGTTAGCTTTTCTTCCTCTCCCCCAGTCCACTTCAACTGTCCTTCTTGGCTGCCCCCTAGTGGCTGGAATACAACTGTTCTTCTTTATTCCCCATGGGCTGCCCCCTAGTGGCTGGAATACAACTGTTCTTCTTTATTCCCCATGGGCTGCCCCCTAGTGGCTGGAATACAACTGTTCTTCTTTATTCCCCATGGGCTGCCCCCTAGTGGCTGGAATACAACTGTTCTTCTTTATTCCCCATGGGCTGCCCCCTAGTGGCTGGAATACAACTGTTCTTCTTTATTCCCCATGGGCTGCCCCCTAGTGGCTGGAATACAACTGTTCTTCTTTATTCCCCATGGGCTGCCCCCTAGTGGCTGGAATACAACTGTTCTTCTTTATTCCCCATGGGCTGCCCCCTAGTGGCTGGAATACAACTGTATTAATCCCCTTACAGATGTGCTCATAAATGCCCTGATATTCACAACATGTTTCAGAGATATCAAGTTGTTATAATGCCGCATTTGATCAAACGCTCCCAGTCAAACAACCAATAATACTGAGCGCTTGGTTCTTTTCCTGTGTTTGTCCGGACTGGGTTCACACCTGCAGCAAACCGCACCACGGTACTACAGCCCCACGGGGTATGAATGGAAACGGAACTAGACCAGCCTTTTAGAGAGAACCTAGGTAGATTGTTTGGTGCGCTCCAGAGTGTGGATAGTGTTCACACCAGACCAGACGGAAACCCCCCCGCTCCAAACCAGTTTGGTGTGAAACCCCCCGCTCCAAACCATTTTGGTGTGAAACCCCCCGCTCCAAACCAGTTTGGTGTGAAAGCCCCCCGCTCCAAACCAGTTTGGTGTGAAACCCCCCTTAGTGATTTGTAGATGAGCTATTCATCTCAGTTGATTGTAATGGAGTTGATCTCTAACATGCACAATGTCATGGAGACCACTGCTGCTCCATAGAATGACACCATCCCCTATGAGGACTAATGACCAACTCTGAACCTCACCACACTATGCTGAACTGACAGCATCATCATCACACTGGTATTAATGTTCACACTCTGGGTCTCATTGGTccacatttaaactggtcttggtctcattacaggtgagacacatttaaactgatcttggtctcattacaggtgagacacatttaaactggtcttggtctcatTACAGGTGAGACATATTTAAGTATATAGTGATAGATCACTCTGTTACATTGACATGGAAAGGAACCATCATTAATGTCTATGTAACAGTCTGACACTGTGATAGATCACTCTGTTACATTGACATGGAAAGGAACCATGATTAATGTCTATGTAACAGTCTGACACTGTGATAGATCACTCTGTTACATTGACATGGAAAGGAACCATGATTAATGTCTATGTAACAGTCTGACACTGTGATAAATCACTCTGTTACATTGAATAACATTGTTTCTTCAACGATCAACAGAAAAGTGGAGCACGTTGAAGTGTAGAACAACAGCTGAAATAAGACAGAAACATtgacaacatttgttgttttttttctagaCAGAAAGAAGATGTTTGATCACCTTTTGGTCCCAAAATGAAACATTTAAGTGAAACAATAACAACTTTAACAATTTTATTAACAACATAGATTCTAATAGATTCATATTTTAAATCCTCAGAATTCATACAGTATAAAACACCATctagacatatcattacatacagtatagaacaccatctagaagacagagacatatcattacatacagtatagaacaccatctagaagacatatcattacatacagtatagaacaccatctagaagacagagacatatcattacatacagttaggaacaccatctagaagacatatcattacatacagtatagaacaccatctagaagacagagacatatcattacatacagtatagaacaccatctaaaagacatatcaatacatacagtatagaacaccatctagaagacagagacatatcattacatacagtatagaacaccatctagaagacatatcattacatacagtatagaacaccatctagaagacagagacatatcattacatacagtatatcatagaTGGCATGTATAAATCCTTACTTTATATTTCCTGTACCACTTTCCATTCCAGTAGCCTTATTACTGGTTAGGGTTACTGCTGCTAGTACAGTGGAAGAATGAGGCATCGCAGTACTTGTTACACCACTGTACTAACAGGAACAATTACACACCAATAAACACACTGTAATGTAAAGTTCCATCATTCTCAATGATCAGTCAATACATCCAGTATTCATTTCACCTACAGTACATTGTATCCATTTCaagtcccccctccccccattgtAGCTAATTATCTATAACACATTGTACAGTTTTACAACCATGTATGAGTTATTATGGAGGCTTATAGTTAGTATCACAGCATATCACTTTAAGACATTACAACATTCATTAAAAGCAATATAGATATGTACTTCATAGAAACTGTTACCCTTTATATATTCTAACTActctatttaatctattttaaggGTCCTAACCTAGGAACTAAAATATTTGTCTCCTTCTCAACTTTGCCTGcagttttccctctctctctccctttctctaacccctccctctctcactccctccttccctccctctaaccccagcCCTCTGGCAGAACCAGGAAGTCCCTCCCCTTCACAATCTCTCTTCTGTGGAAACTAAActgatctgagtctctgtgtcgtctgtctgtgtgagagtgaacaacCGTCCCAATGGCTCAGAAGGGAGTtctgctggaccaggaccagctctgctgttctgtctgtctggatctactgaaggagCCAGTGGCTATTccctgtggacacagttactgtaggagctgtattgaggactgctgggatcaggatgttctgaaaggggtctatagctgtcctcagtgcagagagaccttcactccaaggcctaatctgaggaaaaataacatgttggctgaggtggtggagaaactgaagaagacaggactccaggctgctccccctcctgctctgtgctatgctggacctggagatgtggcatgtgatgtctgcactgggaccagaaagcagaaagccctcatgtcctgtctgacgtgtctggcctcttactgtgagactcacctccaacCTCACTATGAATTTCCTGCTTTgaagaagcacaagctggtcaaagccaccgcacaactacaggagaagatctgctttcatcatgacaaactgctggaggtttactgtcgtaccgatcagcagtgtatctgtctgctgtgtgtgatggatgaacataaaggccatgatacagtgtcagctgcagcagagaggaatgagaaacaggtaagaccagaacaacttgttggtgactgtctgataaacaaagaattaaagatacagtaggaactaaggctttttgaatatgagatcattcaaatgaaatggatccacaaatatgaacacaaacctTGAGGATATAGATATGTTAACCCAGATTCTCCAAATGTATCACCATTTTCTAAAGTCAAACACTATTATCATTCTGAATGGCCTTTTATGAGTCCAAAGTTCAGTCTCAACCTCTTGATACATGTAGGCCTACCATAaaaactataatcattcacatagCAACATAATATCATATTGTAAATGGACCATCAATATTTCAGACCTTCCTCTCTATGGGTCCTATGTCACATTAATATACTATTGATCTACTGGGCAAATAaagcttgatagctcattgaagagtgattctccacagaggcagctggggatgagtcagcagaaggtccagcagagattccaggagagagagaaggagctgaaggagctccGACAGGCTGTGAAGTCTttcaaggtgagtattgttgaccagaggagacacaccatttcacttctctcctccattcagagagaggtagaggggcccCTCTCCAATCCCACTGACCCCATTGTTGGGAACAGGCTGTCTGGACCCCTTTCAGAGAATTGACTGCTTAATGTAACTGACGGGATATGAACCCAGGTCTACCGTGGGATAAACCAACATCTtgaccattacaccaagaggacaTTCCCTATTGGGCTACCCTGATTTAGAAGTCGCAggcggggctacctcatcacataaccatgaGTAACCATGACTGACTCATGTCCCCTATACATTAACATGgagctctctctcaattcaattcaaagatctttattggcatgggaaacatatctttactatgccaaagcaagtgaagtagatagtaAACAATCatgaatgaacagtaaacattacacaacatttattttcaaaagaatagagacatttcaaatgttataattCAAGTGCAAACAGAGAGAGCCGTGCACCAGACtgagttctggaggtgaaatggaaatGAATGAGGGAGAGTTAAGTGAGGTAGAAGGTGTGGAGAAGAGCTCAGAAccagagaagtatttggtcatatgagatttgacttcagaagagttccagggtgtgttgagtggtggtgtcccgtcctcccaggtcgttggcatggtgcaggagcagatagggtcaaagtagtggaatggggtagtgggtttttaatgagtgtagggttagttggcatggtgcaggagcagatagggtgaaagtagtggaatggggtagtgggtttttaatgagtgtagggttagttggaagggtgttgttttatttaataaatatgaaatgttccttttcccattttgtatcacaaagtaaaatagatttatattatagtccagttgggGGCGATAatacaacatattggatgccaaccgccattaaactccaaagaagaagattcgttatattatgtctatgtacagtgttgtaatgatgtctctctctctcattccatcactttcgtggtagttggttgtgtgggtcTCTGGTTGTAAATGGGGTACTAACAGACAATCGTTGATGGatatttatagagctctgatcaggacgACAATTTATTACGGGTGNNNNNNNNNNNNNNNNNNNNNNNNNNNNNNNNNNNNNNNNNNNNNNNNNNNNNNNNNNNNNNNNNNNNNNNNNNNNNNNNNNNNNNNNNNNNNNNNNNNNNNNNNNNNNNNNNNNNNNNNNNNNNNNNNNNNNNNNNNNNNNNNNNNNNNNNNNNNNNNNNNNNNNNNNNNNNNNNNNNNNNNNNNNNNNNNNNNNNNNNNNNNNNNNNNNNNNNNNNNNNNNNNNNNNNNNNNNNNNNNNNNNNNNNNNNNNNNNNNNNNNNNNNNNNNNNNNNNNNNNNNNNNNNNNNNNNNNNNNNNNNNNNNNNNNNNNNNNNNNNNNNNNNNNNNNNNNNNNNNNNNNNNNNNNNNNNNNNNNNNNNNNNNNNNNNNNNNNNNNNNNNNNNNNNNNNNNNNNNNNNNNNNNNNNNNNNNNNNNNNNNNNNNNNNNNNNNNNNNNNNNNNNNNNNNNNNNNNNNNNNNNNNNNNNNNNNNNNNNNNNNNNNNNNNNNNNNNNNNNNNNNNNNNNNNNNNNNNNNNNNNNNNNNNNNNNNNNNNNNNNNNNNNNNNNNNNNNNNNNNNNNNNNNNNNNNNNNNNNNNNNNNNNNNNNNNNNNNNNNNNNNNNNNNNNNNNNNNNNNNNNNNNNNNNNNNNNNNNNNNNNNNNNNNNNNNNNNNNNNNNNNNNNNNNNNNNNNNNNNNNNNNNNNNNNNNNNNNNNNNNNNNNNNNNNNNNNNNNNNNNNNNNNNNNNNNNNNNNNNNNNNNNNNNNNNNNNNNNNNNNNNNNNNNNNNNNNNNNNNNNNNNNNNNNNNNNNNNNNNNNNNNNNNNNNNNNNNNNNNNNNNNNNNNNNNNNNNNNNNNNNNNNNNNNNNNNNNNNNNNNNNNNNNNNNNNNNNNNNNNNNNNNNNNNNNNNNNNNNNNNNNNNNNNNNNNNNNNNNNNNNNNNNNNNNNNNNNNNNNNNNNNNNNNNNNNNNNNNNNNNNNNNNNNNNNNNNNNNNNNNNNNNNNNNNNNNNNNNNNNNNNNNNNNNNNNNNNNNNNNNNNNNNNNNNNNNNNNNNNNNNNNNNNNNNNNNNNNNNNNNNNNNNNNNNNNNNNNNNNNNNNNNNNNNNNNNNNNNNNNNNNNNNNNNNNNNNNNNNNNNNNNNNNNNNNNNNNNNNNNNNNNNNNNNNNNNNNNNNNNNNNNNNNNNNNNNNNNNNNNNNNNNNNNNNNNNNNN comes from the Salmo trutta chromosome 4, fSalTru1.1, whole genome shotgun sequence genome and includes:
- the LOC115191450 gene encoding E3 ubiquitin-protein ligase TRIM47-like; translated protein: MAQKGVLLDQDQLCCSVCLDLLKEPVAIPCGHSYCRSCIEDCWDQDVLKGVYSCPQCRETFTPRPNLRKNNMLAEVVEKLKKTGLQAAPPPALCYAGPGDVACDVCTGTRKQKALMSCLTCLASYCETHLQPHYEFPALKKHKLVKATAQLQEKICFHHDKLLEVYCRTDQQCICLLCVMDEHKGHDTVSAAAERNEKQRQLGMSQQKVQQRFQEREKELKELRQAVKSFKVSIVDQRRHTISLLSSIQREVEGPLSNPTDPIVGNRLSGPLSEN